The nucleotide window TATTGCAGTGTTGTGTGCGGAAAGCCTGCCTGCGGAGATTTTCTGTCTTTGCAGAGAACCGGCTTTGGGCGGCGTGAATGCGCCGAAGGATATTTTTTGTCTTTGATTGACATAATGTTCCATTAATCACATAGTACGTGCGTGTACCTTTCCCCAGACAGGCAAGGTATAAGTATGTCATTTTCTACCTCGGAGAAGAGTATGGATTACAGCAGAAGAGCCATGCTGGGCGCCATGGGCGGTCTGGTTGTCGGCGGTTCCCTGGCCGCCATGTCTGGCAATGTTATCGCGGCGCCTGCCGCCCCGGCCATGTCCGCCGGCAAGGACGGGCACTTCGGTCAGATGGGCGGGGAATTCGGCTGGACCCCGAAGAAGATCGACGACATCGCGGCCGCAAGCGCCGTGGCCTACAAGGGATACTGGTACAAAGGATACGGCTGCGGTTACGGCGTGTTCTACAGCATCGTCGGCACCATGGCCGAAAAGTACGGCGCTCCTTATAACTGCTTCCCCTTCACCATGATGGAAGGCTTCAAGGGCGGCATGTCCGACTGGGGCACCATCTGCGGCGCTCTGGCCGGTGCGGCCATGGCCTTTGCCGTGTTCTATCCCCGTAGTGAAGCGACCCCCATGGTGAACGAACTGTTCCGCTGGTATGAACAGACTGCCTTCCCCATTTACAATCCCGGCGACGCTGCCCAGGGCGTGAAGGGCGACCTTCCCACCAGCGTGGCCCATTCCGTGCTCTGCCATGTTTCCGTGTCCCGCTGGTCCTATGCTACGAAACTTGCGGCCAACAGCACGGAACGCAGCGAACGCTGCGGCCGCATCACTGCCGACGTGAGCCGCAAGGCCATCGAAATTCTGAACGCCAAG belongs to Mailhella massiliensis and includes:
- a CDS encoding split-Soret cytochrome c codes for the protein MDYSRRAMLGAMGGLVVGGSLAAMSGNVIAAPAAPAMSAGKDGHFGQMGGEFGWTPKKIDDIAAASAVAYKGYWYKGYGCGYGVFYSIVGTMAEKYGAPYNCFPFTMMEGFKGGMSDWGTICGALAGAAMAFAVFYPRSEATPMVNELFRWYEQTAFPIYNPGDAAQGVKGDLPTSVAHSVLCHVSVSRWSYATKLAANSTERSERCGRITADVSRKAIEILNAKIEAGKDWKGVLGKQESVTGCTTCHGKGKMSDIQKGNMDCTPCHSGSEAMTDKFHNHP